A segment of the Sphingomonas cannabina genome:
CAGCGCACCGCCGCCGATGACGGCATCGACCCGGAAATCGGTGCGGTCCTCGGCATAGCTTCCGGTCAGGACGACGTTCCATCCGCCGCCCGGCTCGAACTGGAGGCTGGGCGCGATCGCGAAGGCACGGCTGTCGGTGGACTGGGTGGCGCGACTCACCCGAAGGTCGCCAGCCGGGTTCATGGCATAGGTGAAGGCCTGGCGCCGCTCGTTGAACAGGGCATCGACGCTGACCTCCAGCGTCGATGCCAAGTGCTGATGCGCGCTGAGCAGCGCGTTGTGATTGCGCATCGATGGATAGAGGGTGAGCCCGCGCGAGCGCGTGGCGGCATAGTCGCGATCGGCCGAGTCCACGGCGGTATTGCGGTTGAACTCATAGGCGGCGATGACGCCGCCGCTGCCCCAGCGCAGGCCGCCGGTCGCGCCATATTGCTGCTGGACATTGCCGCCGTCGGTCGAGGCACCGAGGCGGGCGCGGGTCTCAAGCCCGTCGAGGTCGCGCTTGAGGATGATGTTGGCGACGCCGCCGACCGCATCGGAGCCATAGAGCGCAGAGGCACCGTCGGCGACGATCTCGATGCGGTCGAGCGCACCGACCGGGATGGTCGAGACGTCGATGCTCTGCCGCGAGCCGCTGTAGGAAAGCCGCCGGCCGTTGAGCAGGGTCAAGGTCGCGTCGCTGCCGAGGCCGCGCAGGTTGATCGAGGCGCCGCCGCCGACATTGACGCCGCTGATCGCGGGGACGTTGAAGCCGATGCCGGGATTCTGGCCGCCGCCGAAACTCTGCGGAATGCTGCGGACGACGTCGCCGAGAGTCGCCTGACCAGCGTCGCGGATCTGGTCCTGGCTGACGCTGATCACCGGCGAGGCAATCCGTGCGCCGCGGATGCGGCTCCCGGTGATGACGATCTCGCCGTCATGTTGGGCCGGGTCGGCGGGCGGCGGCAACGCCCCGTCCCTTGCGTCCGGCCGGATCACGAGCGCGTCGCCGACGGTGTCAGCGCGCAGTCCGGTGCGATCGAGCAGCAGCGCGAGCGCTTCCTCGACGGTGTAGGTGCCTCGGACCGCCGGCGCGCGCCTCCCGTCGGTCGCATGCGCCGCGGCGACGATGTTGCGGCGCGTGATGATCGTCACGTCGCGCAGCGCGGCGCCAAGGCTCTGGGCCGGCAGGTCGAAGCGATAGCGCGCTTGCTCTTGGGCGCAGACCGGCGAACTTGCAGCAGCGGCAAGCGCAACCGCGGCGCCCCAGCTCGACCTCGACAGAGATGATGAAAACCGCATGCGTGCCCTCCCCTTGCGACGCTCTTGCGTGGCGTCGTGGGAGGCGTGACGAGCCGGGAAGGACAATCCCCCCGACTTTTTTAGCGGTTCTCGCGGTACTGGGCGGGGGCGAGCAGGATGCCATCGGCACGGGACTCGATCCTGAGATCGAGCGCGGCGGCCGCGGCGCGGGCGAACCCTTCGACGTCGCCGGCGCGGTAGCCGCCGCCGATGCGCCGGTCGCCCAGCTCGGGCGTCGCCAGCCGGATCTTGCGGGCCGAGTAGCGGTTGAGCTCGGCCACGGCGTCGACGAGACGTACGTCGTCGAATGCCAGCATGCCCGCCGTCCACCGAAGCTCGGCGGACGATACCGGCACCGGTTCCGGAACGGGACTGCGGCTGTCGAACGTGACCTGCTGGCCGGGCCTGAGCTGCCGCGGCGGCGCATCGGCGGACTGCCCGGCACCCTCCCCATTCCTGGTCACTTCGACCGATCCCTTGAGCAGGACGACGTGGACCCCGGACGGCCCGACGCTGACATCGAACACGGTGCCGCGCGCAACGATGCTCCCGTCACCGGCGCTGACGATGAACGGGCGCGCGGAATCGTGCGCGACCTCGAACCGTGCACGACCGCTGTCGAGCCGGATGCGTCGCGCGTCGGCGGTATAGGTCACGCGCAGCAGAGACCCTGCATCGAGCGTCACCTTCGATCCGTCCGCCAACGCGAGCGTGCGCAGCTCACCCGTCCGCGTCGCATAGACCGCTGCCTCGCCCGCGGAAAGCGACGGACGGAAGCTGTCGAGCTCCCGCAAGGCGACGCCCCCGCCGATCACCGTCAGGGCGGCGAGGCCGGCGGCAAGTGCCAGCGTCGTTCCGGGCTTGCGCTGGAAGACGCTCGCGCGATGCAGGCGTGAATTGCGGACCAGCTTCGAACCCGCGGCGACGTCGGTCGTCGCGACCGATTGCCTGACCGCCTCGAACGCGGCGGCATTGGCGGGGTCAGCGGCGAGCCAGGCGTCGAACTCGGCCTGCTCGGAGCCGTCGCCCAGCTGCAGACGGGTGAGCCAGTCAGTGGCCTCGCGCTCGGCGCGCGACAGCGGCGGGTGCTGCCGAACCATCAGCGCCGCCCCAGCGAGCGATGGATGTGCGCATAGGCCTTGCTCATGTGCTTCTCGACGCCCTTGATGCTGAGGCCGGTCTGTTCGGCAATCTCGGCGCGGCTGAGCCCATGGAAGTGGGCCGCGATGAAAATCTCCCGGGTCATCGGCTTGAGTCTCAGTATAACCTGCTCGACCCGATTCAACAGGTCGCGCGCTTCGAGATTTGCAATCAGATTGGGTCCTGTCAGCTCGGCGTCTTCGGCCGATACGGACAGGTTTATCGCACGCTGCGAAGCGCTCCTTGCTTTGTCGCGCAACAGATTGCCGGCGATCCGCGTCAGGTAGCGTTCGGGCGAGAGGATCGAGATGTTGCGATCGGCGCCTGCACCGGCGAAGCGGGCGAACGTCTCCTGCACAAGATCGTCCGCCTCTTGGCTGCTCGCGCGCCGGACGAAGAGCCGGAAGAGGCGGCCGGCCTGCGCCCGATAAAGTGCGTCGAGCGAGAGCCGGCCGGGCGAGCCGTCGTCATTAGCCGGAGCAATGCCGTCCTGCCCGGCCGGCGATACCGGATCGACGTTCACCCGCATGGCATGAGGCTCGCCGCCCGCCGCGCGCGATCACCGGACACCCTCGTCAACCCGCACTGCATCCTCGGACCTTTCCCGTGGCAAGGCCCTGCCGGCGAAAAAGCCGGGTGTGAGAAACACGCTTGAGAACGTGCGCCGACGCCTTTAGCCGTTTGGCCTGGACATACGCGTCGGCCACCCGGCCGCATCATCGCGCGGGATCTGGTCTCTCAAGTTCGAGGTTTCTCAGGCCTCGGCGCCGCAAGGGCGGCGCAAGAACAGACTAAGGGCTTCAGCAAGAGATGCAAGTATCCGCCAAGAGCCCGCTCAAGCGCCCGTAAACTCTCTGTCTCAGCTAGTACCGTCGGCAAACGTCAGCCGGTACCGAGCGTCAGATTCTGACCACTGGGTTCAGTTCGGCAGGGCCGCGAGCGAGGGTCAATATCGGGCGTCTCTCACCCATTTCCTTCACCCTCGGGCCGACCCAAGGTGATCCGGCCAGCCTGTTCCAGAGTGAGGCCTTTGACCAGCGGATCGGCATGGCGATGGGCGAGCCGCCATTCGCCATTGTCGCGGCGGAAAACGAGGGTCACGCGCAGCGACCAGTCCTGGGCCGTCAGCGACCCCACTGCTACATGGGCGTGCTCATTGGCGACAAGCACCACCAGATCGGCCGAACGATAGGCGTGGATCAGTTCGAACCGCGCGTCGCGTCCCTCGCGAAAGAAGCGGCCGATCCGCTCCCAGTGCGCGTCGGAGGCGGGCGCCCCGGTCGGCTGGCCCCCGAAGGGATCCATCAGGGTGAAATCCGGCGTAACCTCGATCGCGCTTCGATAGCGTGCGATGTCGCCGCGCATCAGGCTCGCATGGGCATCCGCGGCGCGGCCCGCCAGGGTTGCCACATCGGGATCGGTGTCGCTCCTGGCGAGCGCGCCGAGCGCACCGACGGTCGCGACACCCGCGACGCAGATCGCAACGAAATGGCTGAAAAACATGATCGTACCTCATCTGACGGGTGCGCAGCGCGGGCTGCGCAGTCCTCAAGAGATGGCGACTATTCAATAATGCATAAAATGATATGATTTCACCAATATGCTGAATGAAACTGACCTTTCCCGTGCCGACCTCAATCTGCTCGTGCTGTTCGAGGCGGTCTTCGAGGAAGGGCATGTCGGCCGGGCCGCAGATCGACTGAGCCTTTCGCCCTCCGCGGTCAGCCACGGTCTCGGTCGGTTGCGCCGGCTGCTCAACGACCCGCTATTTCTCAAAACGCCGAAAGGCGTGGTCGCGACCGACCGGGCACAGACATTGGCGCCGTCGATCGCGGATGTGCTGCAACGTGTGCGGGCCGTCATCTCGGATGCCGCGCCTTTCGATCCCGCGACATCGGTCCGCCGCATGATTATCGGCGCGCCGGATGGTGTGTCCGCAGTCTTCCTGCAGCCGCTGCTGATCGATCTCGCCGCTAGCGCGCCGGGAATCGACATCGGCATTCGCCAGCTCCTGCCGATCGCCGGAGAGACCGCACCTGACCGCGCGTGGCGCGAGGCGTTTTCGGAGCTTGAGG
Coding sequences within it:
- a CDS encoding RNA polymerase sigma factor: MRVNVDPVSPAGQDGIAPANDDGSPGRLSLDALYRAQAGRLFRLFVRRASSQEADDLVQETFARFAGAGADRNISILSPERYLTRIAGNLLRDKARSASQRAINLSVSAEDAELTGPNLIANLEARDLLNRVEQVILRLKPMTREIFIAAHFHGLSRAEIAEQTGLSIKGVEKHMSKAYAHIHRSLGRR
- a CDS encoding FecR family protein; protein product: MVRQHPPLSRAEREATDWLTRLQLGDGSEQAEFDAWLAADPANAAAFEAVRQSVATTDVAAGSKLVRNSRLHRASVFQRKPGTTLALAAGLAALTVIGGGVALRELDSFRPSLSAGEAAVYATRTGELRTLALADGSKVTLDAGSLLRVTYTADARRIRLDSGRARFEVAHDSARPFIVSAGDGSIVARGTVFDVSVGPSGVHVVLLKGSVEVTRNGEGAGQSADAPPRQLRPGQQVTFDSRSPVPEPVPVSSAELRWTAGMLAFDDVRLVDAVAELNRYSARKIRLATPELGDRRIGGGYRAGDVEGFARAAAAALDLRIESRADGILLAPAQYRENR
- a CDS encoding YybH family protein, which translates into the protein MFFSHFVAICVAGVATVGALGALARSDTDPDVATLAGRAADAHASLMRGDIARYRSAIEVTPDFTLMDPFGGQPTGAPASDAHWERIGRFFREGRDARFELIHAYRSADLVVLVANEHAHVAVGSLTAQDWSLRVTLVFRRDNGEWRLAHRHADPLVKGLTLEQAGRITLGRPEGEGNG